The Streptomyces sp. SS1-1 genome has a segment encoding these proteins:
- a CDS encoding N-acetylmuramoyl-L-alanine amidase: MAWYPGAVKMELQPESDAQPAIRPTQFIVHSVIAPWTARRIYEYWRDSTNLEAHFGLGYAGDLGQYIGTETRADANAGANRRADGTGAVSIETASNTSGTDPWTADQIEELIDLGVWLHQKHGIPLRVCRTHDDPGFGYHSMFPQWSTSGTACPGAARIKQFKEVVFPGIVARAAGQPSKETDVAMTDADAKKFWYADHIPAVPPPYNNADWADGNTTWTAKYAVGTIAATSRETLARVKTIEEKVTSLQVGGVDLDLLATKVADLLAARLAN, translated from the coding sequence ATGGCCTGGTACCCCGGCGCCGTGAAGATGGAACTGCAGCCTGAGTCGGACGCGCAGCCGGCGATCCGACCGACCCAGTTCATCGTCCACTCCGTCATCGCGCCATGGACCGCGCGCCGCATCTACGAATACTGGCGCGACTCCACCAACCTCGAAGCCCACTTCGGTCTCGGCTACGCGGGTGACCTCGGCCAGTACATCGGCACCGAGACCCGCGCCGACGCCAACGCTGGAGCGAACCGCCGCGCCGACGGCACCGGCGCGGTATCGATCGAGACCGCATCGAACACCAGCGGCACCGACCCGTGGACCGCCGACCAGATCGAAGAACTCATCGATCTCGGCGTGTGGCTGCACCAGAAGCACGGCATCCCGCTGCGGGTCTGCCGCACCCACGACGACCCCGGGTTCGGCTACCACTCGATGTTCCCGCAGTGGTCCACGAGCGGCACCGCGTGTCCCGGGGCGGCGCGCATCAAGCAGTTCAAGGAGGTCGTGTTCCCGGGCATCGTCGCCCGCGCGGCCGGACAGCCCTCGAAGGAGACCGACGTGGCAATGACGGACGCGGACGCCAAGAAGTTCTGGTACGCCGACCACATCCCCGCCGTGCCGCCCCCGTACAACAACGCCGACTGGGCGGACGGCAACACCACCTGGACCGCGAAGTACGCCGTCGGCACCATCGCCGCCACGAGCCGCGAGACCCTCGCCCGCGTGAAGACCATCGAGGAGAAGGTCACCTCACTGCA